Genomic segment of Acinetobacter larvae:
AAGGATGGCTCCATGGTAACTAGCGTCACCACTTCTAAGCCTCCCACCTATCCTACACAAGTAAGGTCAAAGTTCAATGTCAAGCTGCAGTAAAGGTTCACGGGGTCTTTCCGTCTAGCCGCGGGTACACTGCATCTTCACAGCGATTTCGATTTCACTGAGCCTCTGCTGGAGACAGCGCCGCCATCATTATGCCATTCGTGCAGGTCGGAACTTACCCGACAAGGAATTTCGCTACCTTAGGACCGTTATAGTTACGGCCGCCGTTTACTGGGGCTTCGATCAAGAGCTTCGCTTACGCTAACCCCATCAATTAACCTTCCAGCACCGGGCAGGCATCACACCCTATACGTCCACTTTCGTGTTTGCAGAGTGCTATGTTTTTAATAAACAGTTGCAGCGGCCTGGTTTCTGAGGCTGCCAACCGCTCATCCCGCGAGGGGAATCACCGTCAGCAGCGTACCTTCTCCCGAAGTTACGGTACCATTTTGCCTAGTTCCTTCAGCAGAGTTCTCTCAAGCGCTTTGGTCTACTCGACCTGACCACCTGTGTCGGTTTCGGGTACGATTCCTGTGTAACTGTAGCTTAGAGACTTTTCCTGGAAGCAGGGTATCAGCCACTTCGCTAGTAAACTAGCTTGCTATCGACTCTCAGCATAGAGCACCCCGGATTTGCCTAAGATGCATGCCTACTGTCTTCCACCTGGACAACCAACGCCAGGCTGACTTAACCTTCTCCGTCCTCTCATCGCATTACACAGAAGTATTGGAATATTAACCAATTTCCCATCGACTACGCCTCTCGGCCTCGCCTTAGGGGTCGACTCACCCAGCCCCGATTAACGTTGGACTGGAACCCTTGGTCTTTCAGCGAACGGGTTTTTCACCCGTTTTATCGTTACTCACGTCAGCATTCGCACTTCTGATACCTCCAGCAGACTTCTCAATCCACCTTCTTCGGCTTACAGAACGCTCCCCTACCACGTATACATAAGTATACATCCGCAGCTTCGGCACATAGTTTTAGCCCCGTTACATCTTCCGCGCAGGCCGACTCGACTAGTGAGCTATTACGCTTTCTTTAAAGGGTGGCTGCTTCTAAGCCAACCTCCTAGCTGTCTATGCCTTCCCACATCGTTTCCCACTTAACTATGATTTTGGGGCCTTAGCTGGCGGTCTGGATTGTTTTCCTCTTGACTACGGACGTTAGCACCCGCAGTCTGTCTCCCGGATAGTACTCATTGGTATTCGGAGTTTGCATCGGTTTGGTAAGTCGGGATGACCCCCTAGCCGAAACAGTGCTCTACCCCCAATGGTATTCGTCCGAGGCGCTACCTAAATAGCTTTCGGGGAGAACCAGCTATCACCGAGTTTGATTAGCCTTTCACCCCTATCCACAAGTCATCCCCCGGCTTTTCAACGACGGTGGGTTCGGTCCTCCAGTTAGTGTTACCCAACCTTCAACCTGCTCATGGATAGATCACCCGGTTTCGGGTCTATACCCAGCAACTAGACGCCCTATTAAGACTCGATTTCTCTACGGCTCCCCTATACGGTTAACCTCGCTACTGAATATAAGTCGCTGACCCATTATACAAAAGGTACGCAGTCACTCCAAAATGGAGCTCCCACTGCTTGTATGCATGCGGTTTCAGGATCTATTTCACTCCCCTCACAGGGGTTCTTTTCGCCTTTCCCTCACGGTACTGGTTCACTATCGGTCAGTCAGGAGTATTTAGCCTTGGAGGATGGTCCCCCCATATTCAGACAAGGTTTCACGTGCCTCGCCCTACTCGACATCATCATATTTGCTCTTTCGTGTACGGGAATATCACCCTCTACGTTTGCACTTCCCAGTGCATTCCACTAAAACAAATATGACTTAATGGGCTGTTCCCCGTTCGCTCGCCGCTACTCAGGGAATCTCAATTGATTTCTTTTCCTAAGGGTACTGAGATGTTTCACTTCCCCTCGTTCGCCTCAATAACCTATGTATTCAGTTATTGATACCTACCTTAAAGTAGGTGGGTTTCCCCATTCAGACATCGCCGGATCACAGGATATTTGCCGCCTCCCCGACGCTTTTCGCAGGCTATCACGTCTTTCTTCGCCTCTGACTGCCAAGGCATCCACCACATGCACTTAATTACTTGACTATACAACCCCAAACAGTCGCAAGCACCTACAAGGAGCACTAACAACATCGCAGTTCGAAGTTTCGTGTACTTAAACACTGTACAGCTTCAATCTAAATTCACATACCAAAACGCTTGATTCAGTGTTCATTTACTAGTTCTCAATTTGTCTTTTCAAACAAATCAAGTTGAACAATTTATTTCAGACTCAATTTCTAATCTGTTAATGATTTATCTTGCCTTCGTCAGGTCAAGATACTGTGATAAATCACAGAGGTTAATAAACTTCTGCTTACTAAGCTCTATAATCTTTCTTAGCCTTACTCATCATAATGAGTGGTGGAGACTAGGAGAGTCGAACTCCTGACCTCCTGCGTGCAAAGCAGGCGCTCTACCAACTAAGCTAAGTCCCCAGCTTAAATCTACGAGATTATTTCGTATCTACTCTTCCGTCACCCTCTCACAAGATACCTTGCAAGCATAGTTAGTGGTGGGTCTGACAAGACTTGAACTTGTGACCCCACGCTTATCAAGCGTGTGCTCTAACCAACTGAGCTACAGACCCTGAGAAAGTTTTAAAGCGCTGCTTTAAAACTTGCGCAAGACAGCGTAGCGATATTCGCTTCCATCCTGCCCTCATTTAAAGCGTCATACTTTAAAGTCTTTGACATTCGATACTCTGAAGAACAACTTGTTGTGGATTCTTACCAATCACTAATCTTTCGTTAAGGAGGTGATCCAGCCGCAGGTTCCCCTACGGCTACCTTGTTACGACTTCACCCCAGTCATTGGCCACACCGTGGTAAGCGGACTCCTTACGGTTATCCTACCTACTTCTGGTGCAACAAACTCCCATGGTGTGACGGGCGGTGTGTACAAGGCCCGGGAACGTATTCACCGCGGCATTCTGATCCGCGATTACTAGCGATTCCGACTTCATGGAGTCGAGTTGCAGACTCCAATCCGGACTACGATCGGCTTTTTGAGATTAGCATCCTATCGCTAGGTAGCAACCCTTTGTACCGACCATTGTAGCACGTGTGTAGCCCTGGCCGTAAGGGCCATGATGACTTGACGTCGTCCCCGCCTTCCTCCAGTTTGTCACTGGCAGTATCCTTAAAGTTCCCATCCGAAATGCTGGCAAGTAAGGAAAAGGGTTGCGCTCGTTGCGGGACTTAACCCAACATCTCACGACACGAGCTGACGACAGCCATGCAGCACCTGTATGTGAATTCCCGAAGGCACCAATCTATCTCTAGATCGTTCTCACTATGTCAAGGCCAGGTAAGGTTCTTCGCGTTGCATCGAATTAAACCACATGCTCCACCGCTTGTGCGGGCCCCCGTCAATTCATTTGAGTTTTAGTCTTGCGACCGTACTCCCCAGGCGGTCTACTTATCGCGTTAGCTGCGCCACTAAAGCCTCAAAGGCCCCAACGGCTAGTAGACATCGTTTACAGCATGGACTACCAGGGTATCTAATCCTGTTTGCTCCCCATGCTTTCGTACCTCAGCGTCAGTATTAGGCCAGAAGGCTGCCTTCGCCATCGGTATTCCTCCAGATCTCTACGCATTTCACCGCTACACCTGGAATTCTACCTTCCTCTCCCATACTCTAGCCACCCAGTATCGAATGCAATTCCCAAGTTAAGCTCGGGGATTTCACATTTGACTTAAATGGCCGCCTACGCACGCTTTACGCCCAGTAAATCCGATTAACGCTCGCACCCTCTGTATTACCGCGGCTGCTGGCACAGAGTTAGCCGGTGCTTATTCTGCGAGTAACGTCCAATACACTTAGGTATTATCTAAGGTACTCTCCTCCTCGCTTAAAGTGCTTTACAACCATAAGGCCTTCTTCACACACGCGGCATGGCTGGATCAGGGTTCCCCCCATTGTCCAATATTCCCCACTGCTGCCTCCCGTAGGAGTCTGGGCCGTGTCTCAGTCCCAGTGTGGCGGATCATCCTCTCAGACCCGCTACAGATCGTCGCCTTGGTAGGCCTTTACCCCACCAACTAGCTAATCCGACTTAGGCTCATCCATTAACGCAAGGTCTTACGATCCCCTGCTTTCCCCCGTAGGGCGTATGCGGTATTAGCGCTCCTTTCGAAACGTTATCCCCCATTAATGGGCAGATTCCTAAGCTTTACTCACCCGTCCGCCGCTAGGTCCAGTACCGAAGCACCTTCCCCCGCTCGACTTGCATGTGTTAAGCCTGCCGCCAGCGTTCAATCTGAGCCATGATCAAACTCTTCAGTTAAAATCATTAGTGACTTAAGGTCACAATTCTGGCTCATCAATTACTGACAAAAAATTTGCTCAAATAAACTTCGAGTAATTCCTACCAATCAATCAATGATAATATTTTCGATCAATCAACCAGTAAAAATCCACACAAGTTGTTCTTCATAATCTCTTAATGATCTTCTTACTACTTCGTCAGGAGTAAGCTAGGTCGGCTATTCTACGCCTTATCTTAGATAAGTCAAGCAAAATTTAATGTTTATTGAATTACTTTCTAATTCACTTAGCTTAACTCATCACTCTGGATTTGCTAAGCATCTGATTTTAAAAAGCTTTTAATCAACATCACCGCCGATGGATGTGCATTATAGGCTATTTATTTTTAAGTGCAAGCCCCTTTTTTCATTATTTTATAAAAATTCGAATTTTTTTTATTTTGTGTTATATTTTAAGTGATCCAGTTCACGAATATGCCGATCCAAGCTTATTTCATAATTCTTAAATATTTGATCGTCTCTAAATGAAATGAAAACACTTATTAAAAGGCTGATGCTGCTCTGCAGCTTTGGATGGCTGTCTGTGACAAGCCATGCCATTTCTACACATGATCTCTATATCACCACACTTTCTATTTTGAGTTATGCCAAGTGGGATAGCAACACGTCAAGCAGACCCATCTTATGTGTAGTCGACAACCCTGCTATTGCGCAGCAATTTAGACAAACAATTCAACAAAATAAATATAATTACCAAGTTTCAGCACTAAGTTTTGAGCAATTATCACGTGCTACTTGTCAAGCCGTATTTTTTTCGACACTATCAGCTCAAGAAGAGCAAAATGCGATAAACAACATACTCAAGCCACCAGTACTAACATTTAGCTCTAAAAACAAACAATGTGAGATTGGTAGTGCTTTTTGTTTATATCAACATAAACAGCTCACAGCTTTTAAAGTCAATTTAGATAGTCTCGGACAATCTAAAGTACATGTAGACCCTAGAGTCTTATTGTTAGCAAAAACCTCGGAGCGATAATGATTAGTCGGATTTATCACACTACATCATTACAGAATATCTTTAAGAGATCACAACTGATTGTGTTCGCTCTGACATTTACAGTCTGTTCTATTGTTTTTCTCGTTATTTCGACTTATACCATGGAGACCTATGCACGACAGAGCTTAATGATTTTAACCGACACGCTGAGTGAACGCATTCAACCCGCTATGGTCTTTAATGACAAACTCACTATTAATCAAATTTTAAATGATTATGCAGAAGAATTTCCGATTCGTTCAATACAAGTTGTCGACACCAATCATCAGGAACTGGCGAGTATTTCACATCAGGAAAATACTTTTATTTCTCTAAACTATATTTTAGACCGTTTATTTTTTAATACCCCTGTTACCCTAGACATCCAGCATAATCAACAAAATTTTGGTCAAATTATTGTCTATGGTAATTCATCACAACTGGTGGATTTCTTTTTAAAGATTATTATTAGTTTATGCTTGGTGTTGCTGATTATTTTAGCAGTGCTATTTTGGTCGGTACGAACTGTATATCAATACCTTATGACTTCTATACGCCCTGTAGTCGATACAGCACATGCCATCAGCGAAAAAAAGAATTATCAATTACGCTTTCCGCCATCAGAGATCAAAGAATTCCAAGATATTACTATTGTTTTTAACCAGCTTTTAGAAAAAATTCAGGCTTCCAATCAACAATTACAATCCGAAAATGACTTATTATTTCATCAAGCGCGTCATGATGAACTCACACAACTTCCCAATCGTCATTATTTTTACCAACAACTCTTTCATATATTTTCTACTGTAGAAAAAGAAAATAGTGCATTAATGTTTATCGACAATAATAACTTTAAAATTATTAATGATCACTACGGACATTTAGCAGGTGATGCCGTACTCAAAGAGATGGCGATACGCTTACGCCGCAATCTTAGAAAAGATGATTTTGTTGCGCGCCTTGGTGGTGATGAATTCGGTGTCATCATTAAAGATATAAAACACGAGGATAATTTAAGAAAAATTAGTGAACACTTATTAAGCTGTTGTACAATACCGATTAATTATGAAGGTGTTGAAATCTATTTTAGTTTTAGTATTGGCATTGCTTTCTTTCATTGTGCAAGCACACCTGAAGATGTCATCACGGCTGCTGATAGTGCAATGTATAAAGCTAAACTTATGGAACAACGCTGGTATATATCACCTTAATTGAATGGAAAATGAATAATCTCATGCTCAGCAAAAGTTTTAAATTCTTCACCATTATCTTTATGGCTGTCGCATTAAATGCCTGTATGAATCTCGGGAATTTAAGCTATAAACAAGCACGTGTTTTGAAAAAAGAAGGCTTTGTTCTGACTGATGAAGGCTGGACATTAGCACTACCAGAACGCTTACTTTTTGATTTTGATAGCTTTGATATAACAGCTGACAAGCAAAATGAATTGACTCACTTAGCCAATCAACTGCACAAATACAACTTGAATAAACTAAAAGTTGTCGGCCATACAGATGATTTAGGTGAAGCAAACTATAACCAAAAACTCTCAGAAAAACGCGCGCAACGTGTAGCACAGATTTTCTTAGAACAGGGTTTTAACAACAATAATATTCATATTATTGGTCGGGGCTCTAAACAACCTTTAGTGGTGAATGATTCAGACAAAAACCGAGCCATTAACCGCCGCGTCAATATTGTGATTATTCCTTAAACACCACAATACAGCCTCTTTATACTGTATTGTACGAGGGCATAGATATTCCATTTTTAACTGTATAAATGGATTATCTATGCCCTCAGTTTTTTCAAAACTTTAACGCTTATATTTAATGCTTATAATAGATAACGCTTATCATCGGTTATTCGCATTTCCCTATTATAAACATGCACGCATAGAAGATACGTAATGCCATGTAGAGCTATAAACTAAATAGATGTGTATTGGATAAATAAGCCACAACATAGAACAAACCGACAAGCGGATATACAATAAACATGCTTTGTATTAAAACAAGATGGCTTAAAAAGAAGATGATAGATGATTTAGAAGAAATAGATCATTAAATAATAGGGTAGAGAGAAAACTCAATATTGATTGGTCGGAATGATAGGATTTGAACCTACGACCCCTTACACCCCATGCAAGTGCGCTACCAGACTGCGCTACATTCCGAATTTTATTTTTTTGACGGGCAAAACAGTTCAATCTTAAAAATGGTCGGAGCAGTAGGATTCGAACCTACGACCCTCTGGTCCCAAACCAGATGCGCTACCAGGCTGCGCCATACTCCGATGTTTAACTTCCAAAAGAAGTTGGGGTGAATGATGGGGCTCGAACCCACGACAACCGGAATCACAATCCGGGGCTCTACCAACTGAGCTACATCCACCGTCATTTTGGTTCTAATGATCAGGCATATCCAAAGTGGCGCGCCTGACAGGATTCGAACCTGTGACCATCCGCTTAGAAGGCGGATGCTCTATCCAACTGAGCTACAGGCGCGTAACGATGATATACAATATCACGCGATACCGTTGCCTTGAAGAATTGGTCGGAGCAGTAGGATTCGAACCTACGACCCTCTGGTCCCAAACCAGATGCGCTACCAGGCTGCGCCATACTCCGTTCATCTCAGCTTTTGCATATCGCACATCGTGCGGTACGGTGTGCATTCTAGGCGTGACGCCGTACGACGTCAACACCTATCTTGAAAAAAAAATCAAAAAAGCCTTCAAATGTATATTTATCAGGCATTTTGCTTATTTTTAGCGCTGCATTGCCGCACTAAACGCCAACATTCGATCTAAAGGTTGTTTGGCACGCTCTCGCAGTGCTGGATCAACATGAATTTCTTGGTGCATATGCTGCAACACATCTAAGATACCTTGCAGATCATTCATTGCCATCCAAGGGCAATGTGCACAAGAACGACAGGTCGCCCCTTCACCAGCTGTAGGTGCTTCAATTAAGGTTTTTTCTGGAACAACTTGCTGCATTTTATAGAAAATACCGCGGTCTGTTGCTACGATCATGGTTTGCTGTGGCAAAGTCTTGGCTGCTTGAATCAGCTGTGACGTACTGCCTACCGCATCAGCCACCGCAATCACAGACATCGGAGATTCTGGATGCACCAATACCGCAGCATCTGGATAAAGTGCACGCATTTTTTCAATACCACGCGAACGAAATTCCTCATGCACAATGCAAGCACCATCCCAAAGTAACATCTCTGCTTTGGTTTTATTTTTGATATAACGCCCTAAATGCTGATCAGGTGC
This window contains:
- a CDS encoding YfiR family protein, which encodes MLLCSFGWLSVTSHAISTHDLYITTLSILSYAKWDSNTSSRPILCVVDNPAIAQQFRQTIQQNKYNYQVSALSFEQLSRATCQAVFFSTLSAQEEQNAINNILKPPVLTFSSKNKQCEIGSAFCLYQHKQLTAFKVNLDSLGQSKVHVDPRVLLLAKTSER
- a CDS encoding sensor domain-containing diguanylate cyclase; the encoded protein is MISRIYHTTSLQNIFKRSQLIVFALTFTVCSIVFLVISTYTMETYARQSLMILTDTLSERIQPAMVFNDKLTINQILNDYAEEFPIRSIQVVDTNHQELASISHQENTFISLNYILDRLFFNTPVTLDIQHNQQNFGQIIVYGNSSQLVDFFLKIIISLCLVLLIILAVLFWSVRTVYQYLMTSIRPVVDTAHAISEKKNYQLRFPPSEIKEFQDITIVFNQLLEKIQASNQQLQSENDLLFHQARHDELTQLPNRHYFYQQLFHIFSTVEKENSALMFIDNNNFKIINDHYGHLAGDAVLKEMAIRLRRNLRKDDFVARLGGDEFGVIIKDIKHEDNLRKISEHLLSCCTIPINYEGVEIYFSFSIGIAFFHCASTPEDVITAADSAMYKAKLMEQRWYISP
- a CDS encoding OmpA family protein gives rise to the protein MLSKSFKFFTIIFMAVALNACMNLGNLSYKQARVLKKEGFVLTDEGWTLALPERLLFDFDSFDITADKQNELTHLANQLHKYNLNKLKVVGHTDDLGEANYNQKLSEKRAQRVAQIFLEQGFNNNNIHIIGRGSKQPLVVNDSDKNRAINRRVNIVIIP